From a region of the Coffea arabica cultivar ET-39 chromosome 3e, Coffea Arabica ET-39 HiFi, whole genome shotgun sequence genome:
- the LOC113735236 gene encoding serine/threonine-protein kinase rio2-like, whose product MKLDVDVLRYLSKDDFRVLTAVEMGMRNHEIVPSELIDRIASLKHGGTYKVLKNLLKHKLLHHDSSKYDGFRLTYLGYDFLAIKTLVNRGVFTAIGRQIGVGKESDIFEVAKEDGTVLAMKLHRLGRVSFRAVKSKRDYLKHRSSYNWLYLSRLAALKEFAFMKALEEHGFPVPLAVDSNRHCVVMSLIQGYPLVQVKELQNPDTVFETIVGLVVRLAEHGLIHCDFNEFNIMIDDDEKVTMIDFPQMVSVSHHNAQMYFDRDVECIFKFFSKRFNLSFEENAGHSDDSKVDSEEIGRPSFADIKKVTGFLDKELSASGFTRKDQDDIERFTGDEVEKDLDSDDKESADEPIEKDEGHFEEEGNPVEQGETSKEDTEMKQDVVSENEGPNDLGTVPEEGRQTEHENEPELTKRLNKQRRRAIQAVHGGRKNFTSRNSYKDKGGRSSHNSKIQKQLGNW is encoded by the exons ATGAAGTTGGATGTGGACGTGTTGAGGTACCTATCCAAGGATGATTTCAGGGTTCTCACCGCCGTCGAAATGGGAATGCGCAat CACGAGATTGTTCCCTCAGAGCTAATTGACAGAATTGCCTCCCTCAA GCACGGAGGTACTTATAAGGTCTTGAAGAATTTGCTCAAGCACAAGCTCTTGCACCATGACTCCTCCAAAT ATGATGGCTTTCGACTCACTTACCTCGGTTATGATTTCCTCGCTATCAAAACCTTGGTTAATCGGGGAGTTTTCACTGCCATTGGTCGTCAAATTGGTGTCGGCAAAGAGTCTG ATATTTTTGAGGTGGCCAAGGAAGATGGCACCGTCCTTGCAATGAAGCTGCACAGACTTGGTAGAGTATCTTTTAGAGCTGTCAAGTCTAAGCGTGATTATTTGAAGCATCGCAGTAGTTATAATTGGCTCTATTTGTCGCGCCTTGCTGCTCTCAAGGAATTTGCCTTCATGAAG GCTTTGGAAGAACATGGCTTTCCTGTTCCACTTGCAGTAGATAGCAACAGACACTGTGTTGTTATGTCACTCATCCAAGGATACCCACT TGTACAGGTTAAGGAACTGCAGAACCCAGATACGGTTTTTGAAACGATTGTTGGCCTTGTTGTTCGTCTTGCTGAGCATGGGCTTATTCACTGCGATTTTAACGAATTCAACATCATG ATTGATGATGATGAAAAGGTGACAATGATTGATTTCCCACAAATGGTGTCAGTCTCTCATCACAATGCTCAGAT GTACTTTGATCGTGATGTAGAATGTATCTTCAAGTTTTTCAGTAAGAG GTTCAACCTGTCTTTCGAGGAAAATGCTGGTCATTCGGATGATTCCAAGGTAGACTCAGAGGAAATTGGCAGGCCTAGCTTTGCTGATATTAAGAAAGTTACTGGTTTCTTAGACAAGGAACTTTCTGCAAGTGGCTTCACTAGAAAGGATCAGGATGATATTGAACGG TTTACAGGAGATGAAGTTGAGAAGGATCTGGATTCTGATGACAAAGAAAGTGCAGATGAGCCCATTGAGAAAGATGAAGGACACTTTGAG GAGGAAGGTAATCCAGTTGAACAGGGTGAGACTTCTAAGGAAGATACAGAAATGAAACAGGATGTTGTTTCTGAAAATGAGGGACCGAATGATCTTGGAACTGTTCCTGAGGAGGGCAGGCAAACTGAGCATGAGAATGAGCCAGAACTGACAAAACGTCTCAATAAGCAGAGAAGGCGGGCCATTCAAGCAGTCCATGGGGGAAGAAAGAATTTTACATCTAGAAATTCTTACAAAGATAAGGGAGGTCGGTCCTCTCACAATTCTAAGATTCAAAAGCAATTGGGCAACTGGTAA
- the LOC113735235 gene encoding MLO-like protein 1 encodes MAGGGEGEGVTLEYTPTWVVALVCTVIVALSLFAERVLHYTGKYLLKKNQKPLYQALLKIKEELMLLGFISLLLTVSQSRINEICIAKHLTDDWLPCKKKDDTSSSTTSHLQTTSAFFSSLLPGPGGLHRRLLAEASSTQGYCEERGKAPLLSLTALHHLHIFIFALAVSHVIFCALTILFASAKIRQWKLWEDAIQKKEDDPEQAERMKFTHVQEHDFIRDRFLGLGKDSAALGWVESFFKQFYGSVTESDYTTLRFGFIMTHCRGNPKFNFHKYMIRALEADFKRVVGISWYLWLFVVLFLLLNVYGWHTYFWISFIPFALLLAVGTKLEHVISQLAQEVAEKHVAVQGELVVRPSDDHFWFNRPKLVLHLIHIILFQNAFEIAIFFWTWAQYKFDSCIMGAVGFVIPRLVLGAFVQFICSYSTLPLYAIVTQMGSTFKKAIFEEHVQEGLVGWAQKARKNKGMRKVVNASTTQVGSKESPSVEMTQTQNESASRTLLEKNINKAAGEIEPEPETELHETPLPSASDIRLADANDSR; translated from the exons ATGgcaggaggaggagaaggagaaggagtTACCTTGGAGTATACACCGACGTGGGTGGTGGCTCTGGTGTGCACCGTTATAGTTGCCCTCTCTCTCTTTGCCGAAAGGGTCCTTCACTATACCGGCAAG TATTTGCTGAAGAAGAATCAGAAGCCGCTGTATCAGGCCTTGCTCAAAATCAAGGAAG AGTTGATGCTACTGGGCTTCATATCTCTCCTTCTCACCGTGTCCCAAAGCAGAATTAATGAGATATGCATCGCCAAGCACTTGACCGACGACTGGCTTCCCTGCAAGAAGAAAGATGATACCTCCTCCTCAACCACTTCCCACCTCCAGACTACCTCCGCCTTCTTCTCCTCTCTCCTTCCCGGACCAGGAGGACTCCACCGCCGCCTTCTGGCTGAGGCATCATCTACTCAAGGCTACTGCGAAGAAAGG GGGAAGGCACCGCTGCTATCTCTCACAGCTTTGCATCATCTTCACATCTTTATATTTGCACTGGCCGTTTCTCATGTCATCTTCTGTGCGCTAACAATTCTATTTGCCAGTGCAAAG ATCCGCCAATGGAAACTCTGGGAAGATGCTATTCAGAAAAAGGAAGATGACCCTGAACAAG CTGAGCGGATGAAATTTACCCACGTCCAGGAACATGACTTCATCAGGGACCGATTTCTGGGCCTTGGAAAGGACTCGGCTGCACTTGGTTGGGTG GAATCCTTTTTTAAGCAATTTTATGGGTCAGTTACTGAATCGGATTATACCACTCTGCGATTTGGCTTCATTATG ACTCATTGTCGAGGAAATCCAAAGTTTAACTTTCACAAGTACATGATACGTGCCCTTGAAGCGGATTTTAAGAGAGTTGTTGGAATAAG CTGGTACCTTTGGCTATTCGTTGTCCTCTTTCTTTTGCTGAATGTGTATG GTTGGCATACATATTTTTGGATATCATTTATTCCCTTCGCT CTGTTGCTTGCTGTGGGCACCAAACTAGAGCATGTAATCTCACAGTTAGCTCAAGAGGTCGCTGAGAAACATGTTGCAGTTCAAGGGGAGCTGGTAGTCAGGCCTTCAGATGATCACTTCTGGTTTAACCGCCCAAAACTTGTCCTGCATCTGATTCATATCATTTTATTCCAGAATGCCTTTGAGATTGCTATTTTCTTCTGGACGTGG GCTCAGTACAAATTTGATTCTTGCATCATGGGAGCAGTTGGTTTTGTCATCCCAAGACTTGTTTTAGG GGCGTTTGTGCAGTTCATTTGCAGTTACAGTACATTGCCTCTGTATGCAATTGTGACACAG atGGGAAGTACATTCAAGAAAGCTATCTTCGAGGAACACGTTCAAGAAGGACTCGTGGGTTGGGCTCAAAAGGCAAGAAAGAACAAGGGCATGAGGAAAGTGGTGAATGCCTCTACCACACAAGTTGGTTCCAAGGAGTCTCCCTCGGTAGAGATGACACAAACACAGAATGAGTCGGCGAGTAGAACTCTGCTGGAAAAGAACATTAATAAAGCTGCCGGAGAAATCGAACCTGAACCTGAAACTGAACTGCATGAAACGCCACTCCCCTCAGCTTCTGACATCAGACTTGCTGATGCAAATGACTCGCGATAA